The DNA region ggaaaaggTGGAGACAAAGTGGAGTTTGGGTAgagatgaaaaattaaaattatttcactatttagcTGCTATTATTTATGAGCCCTATTGCACTTTTTAGCGTTATTTATGGgttccactgtactattttaactaatttttatctttatttacagtactttcagaaataatttttcagttttagcaaaataagcgccAAAATCTAACGtggaaagaaaaacacaaacacaaaacagAAAAACACGTGGCAGAGTCTGATTAGTTGATAGGTACCTGAGGAGGTACACCCGGTCGCTCCGAATCCTGGCTCTCATTCTCAAATAAGGGGGTTTTCTGGAACAGAAGAAAGAAATCCCACCCGATTTTGGGGTTTGCTTGGCTTTGCTCGCTGCAGCTGCTCGTAGAGTCGTCTGATTAAAACCCACCTACTCTCTCGGAGAAACCAAAGCAGCAAACATAACCACAAAGGGCAACCCTCCTAAAACCCAAATCTCAAAACCCCAACTGCTTTCGTAGTATTGGTAtgcacaactctctctctctctctctcttattccTTTCGTGTTTTTCTTGGGTTTCATTGGCGGCTGCTTCTACCTCCATAAACCCTTCATTTCTGTGACTGGTTTCTGGATTTGATATCTTTTTCTATGTGGGTTTTCCTCAATAGGGTTtaagggtttttgttttttttttttcatgcttaaaaataaataaaaaaatctgtgTTTGGTTTTTTTGCAGTTAGAttgtaaaaatttgatttttattggaAACAAATTGTCAAATTCGAAGAATTAGAATACTGGGGTTTTGTCATATTCGTTGAATGAGTTCTTTCCCTCCAACAAACTTTAAACTGAGATGGGCTAGTCACTAAAAGAGCTATAATGCAAACATTTAGGGCAGAGTCTAAGTcaacctttttttcttctctaggATTTGGGTTTCTTAAAAACACTATCTTTTGGTCGAAATTTGCTTGAGTCTGAAGAAAATAGCCCTTTTATCTTTGGTTACATATGGGCTTTTGTGCTCGAAGTTGGTTGCCATGCTTGGATCTAATAAATTGTTTGATAAGTTGCATTTGTAGCAACCAAATGGGGAATTTGACTCATGTAGCATTTGGGGCACTTGGTTGAATTCACTCTTGTACCATTGCTTAAAACATCCCTTTAAAGTTCTATTACCTCCATCCCCAAATACGACCACaaaattccttttttatttgttgcttcctgCCATTATCATTGTACTGAAAATTATGCATCTTATGGGAGCATTGTATTTTTCGTGAATACCATGAGCGCCTTCAGGAAATTGGTGCTGATTAGTGATTGGATGACAAAGTTTAGGTTTTGAAGTAGTTATGGCAGAAGGTACGGAAGTTGAAGAGCGGGTGGATCTTGATGAGGACAATTACATGGAAGACGATGATGTTGAAGAACAGAtagatgatgacgaggatggtGCGGATGGAGCTGGGTATGAAAATGATGAAGAGAATGTGGAAGAAGTACATGAGGACTCTATAGCTGAGGCTAGTGGGAAAGACCAGTCACCAGATACAGATAGAGGACACGTTGCCTCTGAATCcattgaagatgaagaaaggCCCACTGCTCCTATTGATGAAGAGAAAAAGGAGAAGTGGGCTGAACTTCTTGCCCTTCCTCCGCATGGGTCTGAAGTTTTCATTGGTGGACTTCCTCGAGATGCCCGGGAAGAAGACTTGAGGGATCTCTGCGAGCCAATAGGCGAAGTTCTCGAGGTTGGAGTTGTACCCTCTTGCTTGCAACACCTCTTTGTTTATATTTACTCTTTCCTCTTTCCATTCGTATTTTCAAAAAGGGTTTGATTTTACAATTGTTTTTCAGGTAAGATTGATGAAAGATAAGGATACTGGTGATGCCAAGGGTTATGCTTTCATagcatttaaaacaaaagaggTAGCACAAAAGGCTATTGAAGAGATACATAGCAAAGAATTCAAGGTAATCATGGTGCTCATTTTAAAACCTAATACCCTTTTGTTAAGAATGTTCTGACGTAACAGTATTCTTCTCTATATGCTTCATGACCACAGGGTAAAACCTTAAGGTGTTCACTGTCCGAAACTAAGCACAGATTATTTGTTGGTAATGTTCCAAAGAGCTGGACAGAGGATGAGTTTAGAAAAGTCATTGAGGAGGTTGGTCCGGGACTTGACAGCATTGAGCTTATAAAGGTGGGGTttcaaattgaattttctctgaacttattataaaattggatgGTTGTAAATGCTTACCTTGTGAGCAACATTGCTTCGGTTATTTTCAGGATCCTCAAAATCCAAGCAGAAATCGTggctttgcttttgttttgtattacaATAATGCTTGTGCCGATTATTCAAGGCAGAAAATGTCAAGTGTGAATTTCAAGTTGGATGGAAATACCCCGACTGTCACTTGGGCTGATCCGAAGAGTACACCTGATCATGCTGCTACTTCTCAGGTGAATGTTAATGTAGAATTGTGGTATTAGTTGAATACTTGAATTCTTTGATGAAGTGATTGGTTTGGGGATGCCTGTCGGTATTTACTTTACTTGGAATGTAATCTTGCCCACCATTAGTTTGATAAGGAATTTtataagatttttcaaaatatgagaTCCCTATGTTTGATTATTCGTAGGAATTATTTATGCATCCCAAAATATTCTTGTTCGAAGTAAACTTTAATTACATCATATCTTTTAATTCTGTTTTAAAACGTcaataatatatcaaaatattaaatcaAATTGGATCCAAGAAAAAGATAACTAGATATCATCACTAtctatcctttttcttttttttttttaaaatggttaaTGAGAAGATAAATTGTTGGTGGCAACTAGTATCATTACTATCTTATAAATTTTAAGCTCAATTATAAAAGATATGCTAGATTTCAGTGAAGGCAAGGTATTCAAAAttgagcttttaaaaaaaaaattaagatatcaAAATAAATCTGAAACACAGAATTCTGTAGATTAATACCAGCTTATGTCCAATTGAAGAGCAATGTCACTATGATGTACACAAATGAAGCAAAAGCATTCCAACAGCATGTAGTAAAATGACACAAATCGGGTAGAGAGCAAAGAGATAAAGGAGATAGAGATAGATCTTTTTCAAAGGAATTCTATATTCACCCCATTGAGCTCTCGCTCAAATGGCACCCCTTCCCCTTTTAAGAGCAAGGTGTGGGGTGAGTTCATGGGTTTAAAACCCATCAGGTgcttttgtaacttttttttttttcttttgagttttggcTTTAAGGAAAGATTAAAACTAGTGATTTCTGCTTCTTAAGATGTGATTCCTAGTCAATTGTGCTACCCCTTGGGTTGCTATttaacttaataatataaaaaaaataaaaaagaagagaaattcaTGTTTACACTAAAGTGAGGTTTAGCGGGTATTGGCATTTGGATTTGGATACTCTTGAACTATTTTTATCCAAACAAGGGAACATCTAGGAATTCTTtcaaaaatcataaattttgaGGTATGACTTGAACCAAACACCTAATCTACACCTCTAGCAGGTGAGCTCGGCAAATATGATAGAAAGTAACCCCCTTATGTAGGTCAAGACCCTATACAAGCTCTTTTTTATGTGCTTGAGGGTTATAATTTATGTGTATAAAtctatctataaaaaataatgtgtaTAATTAAGATGTTTTACTTGTTGAAAAATTGTGTGTATAGATCCAGTTTTTTAATAGGTTACCTGGTCCTTCACTGATATTTGACTTTTACATCCATTGATATAAATCTATTAAAACTGttgttgaaaaattgtgaaatagtCTATTTATGTAAGgttaaagaagagagaagagaaaacatGATACAAGAAATTTTATGTGGTTTGGCAATATGCCTACGACCATGGGAGgcaaaaaaaagtttcattataTTTGGAGATTTCAACAATAGCTCGAAGGCACTCTCACAAGCCCAAACCCCAAATACACCCTTGGTTCTCTCTCAAATCAATAGAGAACACCCTTTTGTATTTAGCCAAGAGTTTCAACAAACTCTTACTTTTGTTTTTAGCCAAGAGTTTCAAAAAACTCTTACTTTTGTAACTCACGCAAAGAGGAAGCACCTTTGCTTTTCAGCACCTAAGCTTCTCACTCTATTGCCTACATCTTGCCCCCACCTCTTCCTCTCTTGCTCACCCTTTATTCATAGCAAAAGTATTCAGCCAAagtttttttgataggtaacgtaaaatattattaataaaaggccAACtcgagtacattggggatgtactatgggggcacAAATTAGAAACCAAAATTACAACGATCAAGTAAAACAGGATGTTCACATCTCTAGTGTAGAATGTTCACAACGTGTAAGAgaaaagacttaatctctagcACAGAATGTTCACATCCCTCAAAGTTTCTAGCATTCCTTTCACGCCAAATACACCATATCAAGCAATGAGGCACAAGACTCCAAAAATCTATATTGCAATGTTGCCCAAACTTACCTTGTCAaaactcaaacaactcaataaccTTATGAGGCATAACCCAGTGGagtccaaacaaacaaaacaccaaCGACCATGACTCACAAGCTATGGGGCAATGTATGGGGCAATGAAGCAAAAGATGATCCACTGATGCCCCACAACTCttacacatataacaccaatcaaGAAGTAGCACATGCCTTTTGCAAAGGTTGTCTGTTGCTAAAATCTTACCTAGGGAAGCAAAccatgaaaagaaagctacccttggaggaaccTTTGATTGCCATGTCATTCTCCAAGGGAAGCATAAGAGAGTAGGAAggtagaaagaaagatagaatcCTCTAACCTCAAAGCCTATACTTCTTGCTGGCTTTCAACAAGCCTTATCAGGACCAGACCCTCGCACAATTGAAGAGTAGACCATATCcataaacaaatcaaaaaattcTTGTTCCCAATCTTGCAGTGGTCAACAAAAATGAATATCCCAATGAATCTTCCCAGTAGATCAACCAAGGTAATCAAAGGCAAAAGGCGACCTTAAGGTGCCAAGGCCTTGTATGGCCTAAGGCGTGAGGCAACAAAAAGGCGCTAGCCCGAATAAAGCGAGGCACCAGattcttaatatatttattatacttATAGAACTTAAATCATATGTACCTAgtgtattataattttataatgaaGTTTTTTCAATGTGAAGCATGAAGAAATTAggtctataaaattatttcaaaataggATTAACATGGTTTAGGCTTTATTAGTTAATTCTAACATTACGTTTTACAACGAGCTTCTATATAACAATAAGTTttacaaaacaaatttgtaaattaatttaactaacAATAGGTTTTATAACATGCCTTTTGAaattaataatctaaaatagGTTTCACATAAaacttctataattttttttaattaatttaaaattaaaaaaaaaaaaaactcgatgCTCTCGCCTTGGTGCCTTTTTCATGCCTTAAGGCGGTCACCTTGCTCACCTAGGCTCTAAAGGCAAGCACCTCACTAAAGGCACCTCGCCTTAGAGCCTTTAAGGAGCCTTAGCGGCGCCTCGCCTCGCCTGTGCGCCTAGGTGAGGACCCAGCTCGCCTTTGACTACACTGAGACCAACACATAACCTCCACCATTGAAGAATGCTTTGTCCTACTAATACAATAAAGTTCCAGAAAAGCTTCTTGGAGGGTACAATCCCCACACCATACGtgcttccaaaacttcactctagTACCATCCCCCACATCATACAAGAGTTTTGGAAAATTCAACCAGCCACTTCTAATGAGTTTTGGAATCTCCACAGACTAACACCATTAGCACTTGTCACCTTTTTCATGCGCTAACCATCCCAAACATTCCCATATTTCGCCTCTATAACCATCATATTCTGCCAAAATTGTAACAGTTTAAGCACTTGAAACTTGCTTAGTCATAGGATTTGGCTTGCATGTGAGGACTCAAGTCATGGGCATGCAACTTAGCAAATCATGCTAGACAaacttggttgttgttggttttcCACTTTCTTTGAAAATGCATGCAAGACAAAACAAGCATTTAATATTGGCTTTGACAATTCAAGCCAACTTTTCCAACAAAAACTATATGGAGAAAAAGTTTCGTGATACATTGACATGAATAAGTGGATTTTTCCTGTATAAGTTCCGCTTGAAGATGTATGAAGTATTAGGAAATGTTATCATGGCTCCATAGCAAGACAATTGAAATGAAATATGATCATTGTTTGATCAACATGAAAAAGTACTGCTGAAGTTGAATATGAGAATGAAATTTTGGTGGTTTGATCCCCCTTTTTTGGGGTGGGGGATGGAAGGCAGACAGAGATAGAGAGCTCATCTAAACTTTTTTAACTAATGGCCCTAATAGTGACCTAATAATATGGAGCTGCTCATTGTGCTTGTTGAGTTGCTTAGTTGATAACCTGTTATTATGACTCttcatttgttttatttttatttcatgttggTAGGACATTAGCCACACACACATTTATTGCCTACTCTGAATAAAGTCAACTATTCAAATCAAATCTCAGCTGTTATGTTCTATGTTTGAATAGAAGCAAGCTTCTGTTGATGGGTCAGAGATGGATCTCCTGGATTTTCTGGGCAGATTATCAATGGCTTAATTGTTGTGCAgttttctatctttatttttctttttctttttttgagtgtCCTTAGTATACTTGAGGCCTTTTTCTTCACATCAATTATAAAGCTCTTTActtactgataaaaaaaaaaaaaatctaaatatgtAGTATAGCATCTGATGAAGTAAACCattatatctaaaaaatttcTCACTTAATGGTATTCAATGTTTATCTCATAGAGTTCTATATAGGTATGGTGGTAATGGATGCTTGACAGTATGCAAATAACCTAATGGATCTTTTATGAGTGCCTATGAGAATGTTTTTGTCTGAAATTAACACCATGCCAATGGTTTTTCCCTTACTTGAAAGGCTCCATGTAAAACATTGTTTGACCCAATTAACCCTAGTCCCTTAAGTTGCAGACTGTACCTAGATATCTCAATTCTAAATATCATGTAAGGACTTCTGTCAAGCATTATGTTTCAGTTatattctctttattttttattttcttttttatttttggctgaATTCTgtattgtttatttgataactTGTACTCTTGAAAATGCTGGCAAACTTTACTGGGGAAATCTATAGTTGCTTCTATCATTGTGGAGTTAGAAATATAAATGCTACATCatcttttttgaaaagttgTGAAGACCCTATTCTGCCTTTCACTGCTacctaaaaattaattttctggTCTAATAAATGGTTTTACTTGTTTTGCCATTCCCAGGTTAAGGCTCTTTATGTGAAAAACATTCCGGAGAACACTAGTACTGAAAAACTGAAGGAACTATTTCAGCGCCATGGAGAAGTGACGAAAGTGGTTATGCCACCTGGCAAAGCTAGTGGCAAACGAGATTTTGGATTTATCCATTATGCTGAAAGATCAAGTGCATTGAAGGCTGTTAAAGATACAGAGAAATATGAAATCGAcggtatttttccaacaaatcctTTAATGCTGTTTAGGCAACTTCAAAGATGTGCCAACAATCTTGTTCATTATGTGTTAAACctattaatttttggtttaGCACACAATGGGAATTTTGTCTTATAATGCACATACATACAGCTGATGCCTACTTGAAGACATAATAATCAGAGTCAATTTTGTCTAAACCTATTTTGAGACCTCCCAATACaccaattatttaaaaataaataattgacaAATGTAGACTTTAGGCTATGTTAGGACATAAAGGTCATCATAGATTTCAAGATGAAGATTGTGATGCTATCATGATTTTGGCTCATAAGTGGAATGATTAGATCTAATGCCGGTTTCCTCAATGCTATCTTATGGTCTAAGTGATGGCTGTTAGCCTTTGTTCTTTTTATAAAGAACAATAGAGGGAGGGAGGGGTGGGGGAGAATAAAGCTTACTTCAGCATAAGAAAGATAAGAAAAATTCACTGCTATGATTATTACTGTCAGGAGAGATTGTTTCCATAGGAGCATATTGATATTAGTTAAAATATAATAGGAATGATGATATGATAATAATAGTTTTGGCAGGGCTATTTCTGTTGGTTTCTAATTACTAATATAGTCCGGTTTCTTCTActccataatttattttttgatttaatTAGAAGTGATTGGaacatagaaaaaaaatctgAGTTGTCAAATGTACTGGTTTCAAACTTTCTATAATTATAATTGGATTTGTTATGGTTCCAACAGTAATTTATTCGAAGAAATTTGAACTTGCAGGCCAAGTGTTGGAGGTTGTACTTGCTAAACCTCAGACTGATAAAAAGTTTGAAGGTTCTTACTCCCATAATGCTGGGCCTCATCCAAACCATCTTCCGCATCCTGGGTATGGCGGTTTTGCTGGTAATCCATATGGTTCTCTAGGGGCTGGATATGGCGTTGCCAGTAGTTTTCAGCAGGTACTTGCATGGATCTCTGTATCTTGTCATAGTTTCTTTACTGGTTGAATACCATCTCATAAATTTGCTCACATGAACAGCCAGTGATATATGGTAGGGGTCCAATGCCAGCAGGAATGCATATGGTCCCAATGGTTCTACCAGATGGTCGAATTGGTTATGTTCTGTAAGTTGCCATGAAATTCAAAAGtggtttttgctttttatttattccaccattttaaataatttattttgactttGAATTCTTTTCAGCCAGCAGCCAGGCATGCAGGtaccatctccatctccatctccatcccCTCGGCCTCGCAGAATAGATCGGAGCAATGGTCCAAGTGGACAACCAGGTCGAGGAGGAGGTGGTGATGAAGGCAATCGTGGCAGGAGGTACCGACCCTATTAGTGGTAGAGGACTGGAATGATGTCtagtttttctgtttttcttttttctctttgggAAAGCAACATGTTGTAGTTGAATGACTAGTTACATCAATTGAAATAACCCTTTCCTTCTCTCTCCCCCCACCCCCTTCTCTCTCCCCCTTCCTTTTCTCTGGactaaaaaaaagggaaagaaaaaaaaaaagaaagattttagaATTAGGAAGTGAGGTATCCCTTAACTTAAATGTTGGTGCCCCAGTTCTGTTAGGTTTTGATTATCAGTATTTGTTTCTAATATATTAACTTTCATGTGTGAAATGCATTttcttggcattttttttacacattgcTGAAAAATGTTGCTGTTGCTAGATCAATAGAATTTACACTTCTGATTATGCATCCAAGTGCAGCTTAATTTCTTCATGTGGTTTATGTATTTCATGACCGCCTTGAGGCAAGGTGCATGGGTTACACAATGCTATTACAATTTCAATAGTAGGAAGTGGGACGTGAATTATGTTGCTGTTTTACTTTCTGAAAATATGATTTAGTTATATACTATTTGGTTGTTGAGAAGATGTGGGACAGGTACAGGTTAAATCTGCTCTTGGTTAAACTCGCTAACAGGGAATTACCAGAGAAAAGCCTAAATGCATAAATAAATCACTAATTGGGATCATTGAATATATTTACTGAATGAAAACTTACTTATCATTCTGATAATCAGGCTAACATGGACACGAAACTTATAGAGATGCCATTGAAAGATGTTTCAAAAGTTACAGGATGTTGATCAAATCAGAAATTCTGTGCTAGATTCTGATAGTGAAGCTTTAGGAGGACCACAATTATTGACATATTTTGTATATTCTAGGAGATTTTTTCTCCTGTTTTACTTGGTTAAGGTAATATTGTTAAGGCTGCAATtttagaaaactgaaaacatgcaaattTTACGCGTTCCACCCACCTACAATGCATGCATAATGGTTGGAGTAAGTCATAATTGTGAAGAAGTAAATCAAGTAGTTGTTCTGTAGCTTAGTTGGGATTGATCTCCATTGACGTGCAGGTGTATTTATTATGTGGTAGAGGTAGAGGCTGTACATGAGTGTTAAAGTGAAACAAAAACTCAATAGCCAAGCATAACTTGAACATGCAGTCAAAATAGTTGCAAAATGAAGCAGCTATCATGTCTCCCAACGTTTCAAAAATTGGGCCACCCTAAAGCAACGTAATTGGTAATTACATAAGTGCGAACAACTTTTCTTTAGGCTGAATAATGAGTGTGAACAACAGTGAGAGCATAGACAACTCATGGATATAACTTGGTGGGACAAACTGGTACTTTCCTAATGTAAATCATGGCAGAACATTTGAATTCGCGACCAAATCCTAGTGAATCGGATATGTCAAATTATACTAAAGGAAACACTTTTAAAACAATGTCTCGTCAATTACGAAACACATGTTTAAGAACAACAACCAACTGCAATTGACTTTACACCCATGTAAAACAATGTCTTGTCAATcatgcacttcaacaaaaatcTTTGTGCCAAAGTAAAATAATTCTCATCACGCAAAATGTGCAATTTGCCAAAAGTGCATTTGGACAAAACCCAATAAGACAGTAGCGAGAAAGGATCCAATAAAACACCAACCGCAAAACAGGAACTCTGAGGATAAGGTACAAAGTCTTAATCT from Castanea sativa cultivar Marrone di Chiusa Pesio chromosome 6, ASM4071231v1 includes:
- the LOC142639206 gene encoding heterogeneous nuclear ribonucleoprotein Q, which produces MAEGTEVEERVDLDEDNYMEDDDVEEQIDDDEDGADGAGYENDEENVEEVHEDSIAEASGKDQSPDTDRGHVASESIEDEERPTAPIDEEKKEKWAELLALPPHGSEVFIGGLPRDAREEDLRDLCEPIGEVLEVRLMKDKDTGDAKGYAFIAFKTKEVAQKAIEEIHSKEFKGKTLRCSLSETKHRLFVGNVPKSWTEDEFRKVIEEVGPGLDSIELIKDPQNPSRNRGFAFVLYYNNACADYSRQKMSSVNFKLDGNTPTVTWADPKSTPDHAATSQVKALYVKNIPENTSTEKLKELFQRHGEVTKVVMPPGKASGKRDFGFIHYAERSSALKAVKDTEKYEIDGQVLEVVLAKPQTDKKFEGSYSHNAGPHPNHLPHPGYGGFAGNPYGSLGAGYGVASSFQQPVIYGRGPMPAGMHMVPMVLPDGRIGYVLQQPGMQVPSPSPSPSPRPRRIDRSNGPSGQPGRGGGGDEGNRGRRYRPY